Within the Gemmatimonadales bacterium genome, the region GGGCAACGCTTCCTGGACTCGGCGCGGTCGCGCGGTTGAGGCCGAGCAGCGTGGCCCTGAGCTCCGCGTCGGACTTGACGGATGTTCCCGCCGCCGGCCGCTTGGTTCCGGTGAAGACATCGAACAGGCCCATCGTGCGCCTCCTCAGTTATCCGTGCTCAGGCCGCTCAGTTAGTTCCCGGCCACGAGCCTTTGAAACCGCGGGTTGTTCCGCAGGGGATCGAACAGGGGATCAACCCGAAGCCACGGCCTCGTCACGCCGGACGGAATCGAGAGCAGGTATTCCAGACGGTCAATGGCGGAGTCATACTCACCCGTCCTTGCCCTAAGCTACACCGTGGGTCAGGGGCGGGCCAGAGTGCGCGGGGCCGTGGGCGCGCCGCAGGCTACGCGGCCAGCGCCTTCTCGAGCAGGGAGACGAGCGTGGCCTTGGGCACCGCGCCCACCTGCCGAGCGACTTCCCGCCCGCCCGTGAACACGATCAGCGTGGGAATGCCGCGGATACCGAACCGCTCGGAGGTGCGCTGGTTGCGGTCGGTGTCCAGCTTCGCCACCAGCAGGCGCCCGCTGTACGCCGCGGCGATCTCGTCGAAGATGGGCGCCATGATCTTGCAGGGGCCGCACCAGTCGGCGTAGAAGTCCACCACCACCGGCACCTCCGCCTCGCCGATCACCCGGTCGAACTCCTCGTCGGTGACGGGATAGGGACGGTCCAGCAGGATGGGCTTCGCGCACTGCCCGCACCTGGGTTGCGCGTCTCCGCGCGCCAGGTCCACGCGATTCAGCGTACCGCAAAAGAGGCAGCGGACCGTGACGTGCGGGCCCGCCTCGACATGCGTCTGCTCAACCATAGCTCTGTCTCCGCTCCGGTCGCCCGAAGTATACCCGGCGGCCGATATCACATAGAAGCGAGTGCCCAGCGCCGCGGCTCCCTGGAAATGCGCCGCGTTTGACCGGGATTCCCGGAGGCGCCTAGTCGAGGCGTTTCGCTTCCTTCAGCACTTCCAGCGCCGCGTTGTACCCCGGCCCGCCGGCGATCCCTCCGCCCGGATGCGTGCCGGCTCCGCAGAGGTACAGTCCGGAGATGGGGGTGCGATACCGGCTCCACCCCGCCACCGGCCTCATGAAGAGCACCTGGTCGAGGCCCAGCTCGCCGTGATGAACATGTCCACCGGTCAGTCCCTGCTCGTCCTCCAGGTCCTTCGGCGTTCGTACCACGACGCCAACGGTCGCTTCGCGCAGGACGGGAGCGCTCTCGGCGAGCGTCCCGACCACCAGATCGCCTAACGCCCGGCGACGCGCGTTGTCCCACGGGCCGTCGGCCAGGGCGTACGGAGCGTACTGGACGTGCGCCCGGACGCGGTGCCCGCCGTTCTCCGCGGCCTCGGCGCGGGCCTCGATGTACGGCCGGGCCGAGACGCGTCCGTACTTGGCGTCGTCGTAAGCACGCTCGAGGTATTCGAGTGACGGCGCCACGGCCAGCGTGGAGAACCCTGGTGCCCGGTCGAGCGTCAGCGTCAGCTGGGCCGTGACGCCTCGGCACCTGATGTTCCGCACCGCGCGAACGAACTCCGGGTCGAACCAGCCGGGCTCGGCCAGGCCGAGCAGCGTTCGCCGCGGGTCGGCGCTCGATACGACCACCGGCGCCCCGATCTCCTCCCCACCGGCGAGGACAACGCCGGTAACCAGGCCGGCCCGCGCAGTGATGCCGGTGACCTCCGCGCCGCGCCGCACCTCGACGCCGGGCGTCGCTTCTGGGCGGCCCAGCACTTCGCCGATGTTCGAGAGCGG harbors:
- the trxA gene encoding thioredoxin, whose protein sequence is MLDRPYPVTDEEFDRVIGEAEVPVVVDFYADWCGPCKIMAPIFDEIAAAYSGRLLVAKLDTDRNQRTSERFGIRGIPTLIVFTGGREVARQVGAVPKATLVSLLEKALAA
- a CDS encoding NAD(P)/FAD-dependent oxidoreductase, which translates into the protein QVWRPDPWIAATLPDGGRLELSRDVATSGEAIKRLSPADAAKWPEFCERMGRLARVLEALYSAPPPDIMTRDLGELARLAGLGWQVRRLGKQAVVDLLRILPMSVADLLDEWFESDALKGVLGAAGITDLCQGPRSGGTAFLMLHHHVGSPAGVFRPPLSNIGEVLGRPEATPGVEVRRGAEVTGITARAGLVTGVVLAGGEEIGAPVVVSSADPRRTLLGLAEPGWFDPEFVRAVRNIRCRGVTAQLTLTLDRAPGFSTLAVAPSLEYLERAYDDAKYGRVSARPYIEARAEAAENGGHRVRAHVQYAPYALADGPWDNARRRALGDLVVGTLAESAPVLREATVGVVVRTPKDLEDEQGLTGGHVHHGELGLDQVLFMRPVAGWSRYRTPISGLYLCGAGTHPGGGIAGGPGYNAALEVLKEAKRLD